The Phoenix dactylifera cultivar Barhee BC4 chromosome 12, palm_55x_up_171113_PBpolish2nd_filt_p, whole genome shotgun sequence genome includes the window AAGTTGCTTAGCCATAAAGCACTTCTTCAAACTTCAGCATCATCAGTGCTGTAAAATTTGATGAAGTGCAAAGAATACGAAAAACACCACTGAACAAAATCCAAATCCTCATCTCACTAACTTAACCCCCAGCAAACTACCATAATTTACATGCACAACAGACCCGATCCTTGCAACTGAAACAACTGATTTTAGTAACTCAACAGAGAGTACTTCACTCTCAATATAATCTTCCCTTTCTCAACTCCAAGCTTCCCACCAGTCACCAACCAGTGCCCTGGTATTTCTTCTGGGCCTTTGCACATCTCCGACGTCTCCACAAGCTTCATCAGTTTCCTCAAATCTCTCGAGCCTGAACTTGAGTCAACCGAGTCTGTAGAATCTCCCACGGACAGTCTCCTTGATTTGTTGTTTGGACCAGCAGGGTTGTGATCCCACAGGGATCTTCTTATGGTGCATCCAGGCACCTTACAATAGAGAAGTTTCATGTACAACACATTCTTTGTTCCAAAGTCCCAGACTCCAAGCTGAGCCCCAGTGACTATATACGCACCAGAGATGTCACCAAGAAAAGTCTCGTCATCCTCAATTGGCACTGTACAGACATGAGAGAAGTTCTTCCACTTCACATGCTCAAACCACCGGCTATCTTGCTCCTCAGGTCCCTGCCACTTCGCCGCACCAATGGCTACATGGGTGCCCCAGTAAGGTTGAAGGATCTTTGGAAGAGATGCCAAGTGCTGGACCTGAATATGTAGCCGGTTCTGCTTGGCTCCTTCCAGGCACAATCTTAGGCCAGTGACAGGCTTACGCCCAACTGATACCTGCATGGTTATTCAAATGGCATCACAGGGAAAAAAAGGATTAAAAAGAATGTTTATTGCCAAAACAAAATTATGACACCACGTCCTCTCTGTAtggtaaaaaattttaaattagcaTTGGCTTGGGGTATAAGTGGACTAGGAGGAAAGCAAAAGGAAATATCGTTGAAACTTCACAAAGAAAGGGTACCTACTGCCATGAAAAATTATTCGCGACAACATGCCCAAGACCCTTTCTATATTAAATAGATTCATATGGTCAATAATTCAGATACACCGATTACTGATAGAAATTATATGACTCAGAATTTACAGTTACTGAATGTTGGGAGATGATGATGGCAAATGATCCTTCTGATACATTTCTGACTTGCAAGTAGATGCCATCTAAAGAAGGTATGCCAATCTTCTTGACTGGCTTAACAAACACAAAGATAGCATGGCATAGACTGGCAGCATATTAGAATAAGTAATGTATCACAATGCGATCATAGTTTCAAAGCAGGTACAATGCCAAGGACTGCTCATTAACAATCAACTTGACAAATAAAATATGCAATGATATAGAACATTTGCTCTAGTCCATTTCATCAAGAACCAGAGCTTTATTGATTTCAAATGACACTTTCTAATAGAAGTTATTACTGATCAATTGGGTATGaaattcaaatattatttgCATGCTCATGCATAGCATTTACATATCATTAAGGGAAAGATGGAGTTTCACATTCAATAGTAGAAGCTAGTATCGACCCGATGTTTCTAATGGCTCTATTCAATTCTATGTGCTGCATGAGAAGCACACCTGCTCTTGGCTGACATGAAGCTTCGGCCCCATAATGCTGAACTGCAAATATGGGCAGACTGGCTCTTTTCTTTGATGTCCTGGAAGTTCGTCGCGAATTGGGGCCCATATCCTGGGGACCTGAAACTCCAGAAAATATCGTAGCTCTTCTAGTGGAGGCTTATCTACAAATGAAAACAGAGAATATTTTCAGGTTAGGCATACAAGGATCCCATGAGGAGTaatttaaaaagaaacaaaaaagtgTAAGGGTGAGATATACATTCCAGATAAAGGTTGATAGCACGCGTGAGATGGTCCTTTCCTGGGATGCTTTCAAggagagaaatgattggaaagaaGGTTATTTCAATAACATCAGGAGCCGAATAGACAGTTCTTGCCCAGTTAGTGTAGCTTTGGACTAGATCATCTCCACcccttcttctgaaaatgacagTAACATCCTGCATCAACAATTGCATGAGAAAAATGGAGGCGCAAACATTAGAGCATACCTCGACACTTTAAAACTGCCAGGGATTAGATGTAAGCCACAAGTTTTTTTCCAGCACACCTTTATGTTACCATTAAGCTCATGAAGAATAAGCATAATGATGAATATTCCATCCACATTAAACAAAAGACCATTTGACTAGCTAGACTGATGATAATAAAAATAAGAGCAATTAGTTTTAGGTTTCTGCTGAAACTGACAAATTAATTTAGGTCAGCTCTGGTGGTTTGGGCTAATCTTAGCCAAAATTGACAGTAATTTACTAGGAGGGCCAAATTCAAATCATGTATACTAATGTCTGCTAAATACAATGCATGCAGAGAAAGTGTGAATAACTGCGTTCgccatttaattaaaattttttttagtatttaTTGATCCGATCGGGAGAAGAAAGATTTCCTTCAACCAATTCAACTCGAATCTCTCGAAAAAATAACTAGAAGAAAATGGAGAAATCTCGAAAGTAGGGCTTTAaattcccttttctttcattaatgattaaaaaaatgaggtacatggcctctatttataatatgAGGTCCGTCAACACAATTTGGGTCGGATTCCTGTTCCTAAACCTAGTGAGactcttttttctaaaatagacatCTCTAATAGAAATCTTCTAGAAAAAGCTAAAAAACTTGATgagatataattatttttatttttatcactACAATTATTTTTCCAGTTGAGATTGCAGAAATTGTTAGTAAAACTCCTTTTGCATAGCCAAAACTGAAACTAAATTTTCAAACATTGAGGCCAATTATATGATAATGTTATAAATGTGGTATTATATGagctaatataatattttaaggtTCAATATTTGGAGAAAGAAAATATCAAACTTCATTGGCAAACTTGCATGGTGTGATGTGTCCTTGATCAACAGCTTAGTTCCAAAACACATGGTGAGGTATtcaaaacttctttcttggtagCACTCCATCAAACCAATCATGCATTTCttaaatcaaatcaatttcGAATCAAGTCAATCATCACATGTGGCACATTGCTGTTCAGGAttattcataagcatgacaGGTGAAGATTAAGGTCTGGCCATGGGCCTTACACATAGGCTCCTGTCTGCTTGTGGCCATCATAGTGTCAGCACAAGCTTGATTATGGTATCACTCATGTCAAATTAGGACAAAGCTGCAAGCATCACATTTGTGACAAGTGATTACGCTATAGGAATTCATTGGTCGCACACACGTGCCACCTTGAGCAGTGATAAGTTACAAATGAGCATGCAATAACAGCTATGTAGCATATTTCCAAAATGCATGTTTCTCGGTGGTCCAAGGTCACTTAGCTGGTGATAATCTTCGGATTCGGGCAATTGCTATGTAGCTATCCTTCTCTTGGAGGTGGCTGATCCACCTCTTATAAGAACTTTGCAATGTAATGCCACTGCTGGTTTCTTTCAAGAATTCCAAGCAAGGGAAGAACCAGAAGTATGCTTGTGGATTTGAAAACCATTATTATGGGCATGGCCACACAGGAGACCCCCTTTGAGAGATCAAAGATTCATTTTCAATAACAAGGAGCCCCTTTTGCAGGTCCAACCACTActactagttgattttagttatcaAAATGAAGAGAACCAACATTTGACAAGACATTTTCCTCTAACCACTTCTGCAATAGCAATATACATTTTGGAAGAAGATATTTTGTACCCATCCCAAAAGAGTTATAAACATTAACAACGTATTAGTTTAATACATATTTAACAAAGATATGCAATgctaatataatttttcttatggGGAAAGGTTTTCCTCATATAGTACAGATatattaaatcaagaaaaaccaTATATCTGCCAGCTTATGGATACTAGAATACTGTTCATTAAATAAAATGTCTGTAATTTACATATAGTGCATATATCAAACAAACATGTCATACAATAAGCAGCTTGGTTTGGTTGCCATTTACATATTACAATTTTTATTCATAATAATATTATCATCTAGGACAACCACCATATTAGTCTTATATTGCAAACATATAATTGTAGGAAAGATGGTGATATATGTCATCttcatagaaaaaaataatttccatAATTCGCTAATTTCattccttttttatttatttaccaGTCATAACTCTTTTGTGGTGATAAAGAAGTTTTAATTGTTGTCAAAAATGGAAGCAATTTGTTGCCTCTATATGTGTATGTAAGTGAGAGATAGAACAACGATTGTAAAATATGAATGTTAAAGTAAGGGCCTACTTGGCAtcacttttatttcttttttttttatttttaaaatagaatCACTGAAACCAAGACAAAAAGCATGTTTGATGCTATTGTGTTTATATTCTATCTCTCAAAAGTCATTTTTATTacttctaaaaaaaaatgaaagtaaaaaattcttactttcactattttcaaaaacaaaaaatctcATGTCTTTTACCACGagaaccaccaccaccactattTCCATCTCAGCACCATCGCCGCCGCCACTACTGTTGTCATCTCCACCACCGCCATTGCCATCACCACCGCCACTACCGCCATCATCTTCACTGCCACTACCGCCATCATCTCCACCGCCGCCATCATCGTTGCCGCCACCTCCACTACATCACTATCACCACTACAACCTCTACCATGTCTATGCCACATCACCACCACCATTATTGCCACTGTCACCACATTGTTGGTGCCCCCACCATTATTCTCTTTGTCGACGCCATGCCGTGCCGCCACTATAGTGCTAGCACGTACTAGCACCACTATCGCCGCCCTTATCCCCGCCACCACTATCGCCGCCATTATCCCCGCCACCACTACCGCCGCCTCGGTCACcatcatcatatttatattattaaaaataattgaccactaaaaacatatttatattttaaaattaaaaaaataaaataaaatatctatttttctattcaaaataaacaaataaaagtgATGCTAAACGGCACCTAAATAAATTGTATTACCTCCTTTGCAGTCAGATATGGAGCATTGGATGGTTGCGGGTATATTCCCTGACTGTTGAACGCAAAAGAATCTACAGCCTGGAAATCCATCCACTACAAATATGTTAAGCCAATGGGCAACACAGGCTAATTAATAGGTTAATGAGCAGTTTCCAAGAGACAAACATAAAGCACTAGCCTTATCCTTCAGTTTCAATGGACCCGAACTTGTAAACCTTTCAGTTTCTGAGAATCTATGGTCTCCAATGTCCTGGATATAGTTCTTTATTTCTATGGATGATAAGGGCGACAAGCTGTGCTGCTTGACATAAATCACATCCTTTCCACCAATAGtgatggatgtgatgacatgAGTCCCATAACTCTCAATAAATCTGCAAACAAGCATAACCGCTGAAGATCTTCCATTGTTGTAAAAATATTGCTCTTTTTCACCACAGATTATGTATATTTAGCTTACCTCGCTAAGGACAATGGTTCCCATGAAAGTGGCACAGCATGCCTGACCTCTTCTTCTAATGATAAAGGTCGTTTTATCAAGTGAACCTTACATAAAGGAATGAACATCCCTTCCATTGCGAGGCTTTTTGTAGCTGCAGCATCAATTTTCTTTGACCCAGTAAAACTGAATGCAGAATTAAAACTTCCAATGGGAAAATTTCCCAGTAGATGAGCTTTTCTGTTAAAATATTCTGCCATCTGCACTCACTCATTGGGGAGGGGATCATAAGTGACGATCTATGATAATCGGCATGCAAATAGCACATCTTATACAAGACAATAATCAGCATATAATATAAATACAGCAAAAAACATCATAACTTTTGGAAAAATAATGTAGCCAGGATGATAACTTCTACAAACCACAAGCACTTGCAACTCTCTTTCCTTGTTACAGTAGAACAGGAAATATTAAAGTAACAATACTTCATTGTCTGCCTACATGTCATATTAGAAAATGCATTCCTTGTGAATGAAGTGACGAGAGGGAAGGCCAGGAGGGAGGATGAGGATTGGGAGATTCTGAACAATGGTCAAAACAACTGACTACCAAAACAAGCGATACATTGATAGTGTTCCTTTCTCCTCCATGATCAATATCCATAATAAGTAGTTCTCCAAAGTCAAGGTGAATAGATGCTTTTAACAAGTTGTGTATTGTTTTGGTTCTATTGTTTTGGACACATGGATATCCATTCACATGATCAGCAGGTTTAATATCTCTATTTTAGGACCAATTGGTGACTCATTTAATTCCTTCTGGATATGAGCTTAGAAGGAAGGCTTGTAAATTTTCGTTTGAAACCCATTCACAAACTGTACTCCCACCCCCTCTATCCTCTGATGCTTTGAACACTAAGCAACATAAAACTTATTGTTCCCCTAATCAAGACAAAATCCTGCTTCTGTTCGCAGTCCTCTCCTGGTTTTAAAGGTATGGAAATCTATTTCCTAGAATTATTTGAGGTGGTCATGTCCTTTTGATGGCACGGAGAAGGAGGTCATCATCCTGTTTGTTGAATAGTAACCATTGAACCCGAAAAGGATTAACAATCCAATGAGGAAACCTGAAAAGCTTCAAAAAGGTCAACAAGTAATAGTCTGACATATGTGGCTTAGCTAATACATAGCTGCAGTCTACAGGCCTTACCTTGTCATTTTACAAAGCTAATGTACCAAATAGGAAATTCTATAAAGAGTTATGTCCTTCCACCATGTCGATCAACCAGAACTGGTACGAACAAGGTGTCTATGACAGAGACAAGATTCTAGagaatatttcaaataatctaTAGCACAAATTGATATGTCCTTAATATGAAGCAGCTTTATGGacgctttttttcttttcttttcttttcctttccccaGAACCATGTGTTTTGGTTGGCTCAGTCAAATGGGTCATCTTTAGATTCGatgtttaagtttcaaaaataactTGTAATTATCATTCTGATCATACGCTGCAAAATATGGTCATTAAGAATAACAATGCATGTTCTAGAATAATTTCACAAGTTTGAATATTTCAGTCTAGCTTCTTTCATCATGGTGCTTTATAAAGTCATATATGATCTCTGATGTATGATGCTTCCACTTGGAAAAGGAACCAGCCTTTGAGTTGACTGTGCATTCTCCCCTACTGCATGATACCTTGAATAAATCTGCCGTACACCATGCACTTGGTACAACAACTTGCATGTTTTCATTACTCTTTTTGACTATGAACCACGAAACGTCCCTGGTTCTTTTCTTCTTAGTTATCATATATGCCCACAAGAACACACTCTTTAACGATAGAAGTTCAACtgttaaatctaaaaatatgatTGCTACTAAAtcaaactagtttaaggacctTACATGACTCAAACAGACTGAGATATAAACATAGTTACATTAAAAAGGCCCGCGAGCAATATAATGCATATGATGCAGCAGTACATAGCTTATTCTTCAAACACTTCCACATTAAACTTCAAAAAAGTTGACATACAGCTAAAGTGTAATTAAATCGATGACCAAGTGGATTGTGTTTCTATATATGCTACTGGTGGTCTCAAAAGGGTCCCTAAATACAGGCACATAATTTCCCACAAATCCAGTGCTATGTTAACCATATTTCTTGAAATAATATCTAGAAGTTACAAATCCTTTTTCCAATCCTTCATGATTATTATACACTTCTAATTCACATTGCTTACATAACAGAACTGAGGGTAAGATTTTCTGCAACTTGCATCACTGTATTCTGAAAAAATAACCGATTCAACCACATGCAAATGAACCTACCAATTTTTATAGACTAAATTTGCTCACAAGTACATACTTCCCACCATCAATCCATGAATAATGATGCAGTGGCATTTCGTAAGGATGATAACATCGAGGACAAGTCAACGAAAGGAAAAAATTAGACAAGTCAAGCAGAGTTAACACCGCACCTCGTAGAAACCGCAAGAGCCAGCGCTCTCCCGCCGGCCGCTCTCCCGCCGGCCGCTCTCCCGCCCGCCGCTCTCCCAAGAGCACCTCACGTCTCTCGACACATTGGGCACGACCAGACTGTCGGAAACCACCAGATCTCTCGTGTGCTCCTCATCCACCTCAACGAGCCTCGACCCGGCAACCCCCTTGCAGTAGAGCAACCTCGTGTCGTAGTTAACATCAAAACCCCTCCCCAAAGCTTCGATAGAACTCTGAAGAGTGCGAAGAGCTGCATTCTCCTCCATCCTCACCACCGTCCAGAGAAAGCTAAGAATCTAGAAACCCTAATACCCTAAACCTAAATCAAAATCTAAAAAGATCCCTAGGACGGGACTCTCCATCCGAGGGTTCCAGGAATGATTAAAGAACGAATTTTTTTTCCATCAGCTATGGCgttccttgcaatttttctgccTTAATTTCTTGGATCTTGTGAAAGAAGACGTCTTTCCTCCTTTTTCGTTCCTTCTACAAAGTTCAAAACCTTAAGCCCTAAATTCCAAACGGCGGATGTCGCTATCCACAACGAAATTAGAAGATATTGAGACAAGGATTGACGGACTCGAAGCTAGAAGGATTTCGAAAACCTTTTAAACTTCCTCAATGTGAGGGATTCCCTTGACTCTAGAGGCTAAAAAGACCTCATTTCTCCCCCCCCATCTAGCTAGCTCCAAGAAGTTGCTCTTGGAGGATTGGATACAGGTCTCTCTCATTATAACTGTGGATTGACTCTGGGGAAAGGTCTTTTTCGGGAAGAAGAGGTTTAGATTGATGGGAATCGCTAGACCATACACTCTCTTTTGACTAATCCCAAGGGGGGTTGGGTTTCTTGCTTAAAGAGCGGTGAAACGAGCagcaggaaagaaaaaatattgcTCTTTTGACTAATCCCAAGGGCTGTTGGGTTTACTGCTTAAAGAAGGATGGAAAGAGGagcaggaagaagaaaaagcaagaTCTATTTAAAGATTGCGTCCTGCACATGGAACCAGACATGGGAACCATCTGTATATATGCCAAATTTAGCAAGTCTCGGTAGGGACCACCATCTGATAAGATATTGACGGTAGGCATGTCCTCTTGACACAAACGCACTTCTAAAACTAGTTGTTGGAAAGAATAGCGAGGTTTCATCAGTCTGGGTACGCATATTCTGCGTCCCCATTTTAAGCGAGCAAATAAGGTGAGATTCTTCTTACAAATTGATGCGAACTCTCGAGTCCAATTAGGAGGCATCTCTTTTTAGCTTGATTGTCTATTAGTTTGTTTACCTGAAAAGAGTCTCAAAGTTGGCATATGTATGCATCCATCCACTTTGCACACATGAACCTTCAGCCTTGGCCAATGTAACCAAGTTCTATTTTGCCCACCACGCAATATGACATGGAAATGTACGAGAATTTGCGTGTCGTGAGCATTGTAACTTTCTGTTGGCTATGTTGGTTCGCTGTCTGGTTGCTTGACTTTCCCGTCGAGGTAGAGATGACAAGGGTGGTCAGATGAGGTGGTTTAGGGTTTCAAATTTCTACTTGGAGGCGAGCAAATGTGCATGCCCATGGGCCGAGTTTTTATTTAGGACTTGTTTGAATAATTGAGCTAAAAATCCTATAAAATTCATGAGTTAAACTAATACATCCAAGagatctttgtttttttttctccctataGAATTTAGGCTGATCGACTTTAAATCAACTCTAAGTATCTGTGAATAGAGATCAAGCCTAGTCTTTTAATCTTACAAGTTTGCTGGTTGTATTGTGCTAACCTAAGAATTTTACAGAATTTTCAGCCAAATCATCTATATTCCAAACTATGGCCTTCTTCTTGATCACCATCACAAACTAAAGAATTTGTTGTATTCTAATGCTACGGGTTGTATTTACACTAGGGTTGTGTTCTCATGCCGTTCTaccgaagaaaaaaaaaatatattgtgcATGCTTCGAGGAGGGAGATGGTTTGAGGGATAACATAGATCGGCTTCAATGAAAGCTCTCTCACACATGGCACTATAATTCAGCTTTCACAGTCTTTTTTACTCAAAAAGccattcctcttcgtttttccACTTTCGGCCGGGTCCCTTTAGACCTTGAATGAAGCAAGAGTCCCTAAGCAAGGGATCTATCACCTGCGACTAAAAGTCGGCAAGCATAGTGGGGCAAACCCCATTACCTCACAGATGCAGCTCAATTGCGCGGATGAGCAACTCTTAGTGGGATATGCAATGGTGGACACTCGACAAggtaagagaagaaaagaagaaagttgatcATGACCAACCTTACCTTCTGCTTTAAcgataagaaaaagaatgagCAGAAACAAGAAGAGACTCCAGCATCCGTGGACACGACAGGTTGAAATCCTGCTGTTCCACCTGGAACCAATAAGATAGAAGCCTTTTGCTTAGTCTAGAGATTATAATCTTTGGGACGAAATTTTGCAAAGATCTCGATCATCATGCTGCCGCGTGGTATGAGACTGAAGTGAGACAAAGTTGGAGAGCTAacagaaaacaataaaaaaaaaaagcctttttGAGGGAAAGATTAGGCGGCAGCCTGATCAGTTCCATTAACAAATGAAAGTATAACAAAAGAAGCGTTACAGAAAATCCAGAGTAAGGAACTAACAGTTTAAACCACAAATTGAAATAAAAACATTACAAGAAGAAACTCTCCCTCCTCTAAAGATTTAGATGTTGAAACAAAGGATTCAGCTTCCTTTTGATCTTTGCAGAAGAAAATGTAGTCCACTCTCTAAGTAGGTGCTTCAAGAAGATCCGCAGCTCTCCTCTGGAGAAAATCCTTTCATCTATCTCTAACCTCACGAACCAACATACAGCTGAAGCCAAAGACATCCATCCAAactgcaaatttttttttcctagatAAGTCTCCTTGCAGTCTTGCCAGAGACCATTAACACCACCAGGGAGCTGAGTTATATAAAGAATCCGGCAAAAATGCAACCAAACTGACATTGAATAGGGTCTGTGCTTTCTCCTGTTCGCATAAGGGACAAGTCACCCGAGCCAACCAATTCCTTAAAATTCTCAGGATTCGGAATCTGTGAAGAGCAGAACACCAGTGCATTTTGATTCTCTGGTAGAGGAATGCTCCAGATTTATTTTGATCTGGCGAGAAATGATTGCGCTAAAGTTCAATCCCTGCAGCAGCTGTTGACTGTGAAGATTCCATTGGCATTCCATTCTCACTTGATTGTATCCATTTCGAGAGAAATCACCACATCCTGCAACAGATCTATCGAATTGACCCAACTCTCTATTGACACCTAGGGAGTTGGGGGGAGCAAATTTCATGTTCCAATTTAAATACAATAAAGGTTGATAGAGATAAGAAATAAAGGCCGTCTAGCCCACAGTTGAGGTCAGTTGTATAACGGGCAAGACCCGAAAACATATTTATATTCAATGGGTCATCATTACCGGTAATCAGATGAAGTATTGGGTATGAATTACAATAACACCGTATCACAGTGATTTCAACAAGACAGCCCTCACACACAAAGATGCCAATTGTCATCTGAGCCACCCAAACTTGGAATGTTAATTTATAGACAGGAAACATAAAATAgaaatctaaaaaataatataaatgatTAAGTGAGAAATAGATGATTCCATTATCAGCATTAGTGACATTAATGGATCAAAGTATGAACAGACTTcccagaaaaaaaataaaaataaaaaaacatcacACAATGCACCTGCCACAAAAAATTGCTTATGAGTGACAAAAGTAGGTCCAATATCCATAATGATAATATAAATGAGTCATCCACCTCTCTGCTATCATTGATGTATAAAAAGCCATTTTCATAACCATATCCCGTAGTTCAAACAGAAAACATTGAAGTACAGGTCATGAAACTAAAAAAAGCCATACAACTTGAACAGGTGTAAACCAGTCTCTGTTTCAAGGAAACTGGAAGTACTCAGCAGATATCCAATTACTGAGCATCTAATGCTGATTATTTTAACACTCAGTTAAGAATGATTTCATTGCAATGAAACTCGGTATCACTTGTCAGTGAAATTCTATCAAGTTTGACACTATCTAGCTATAGACATCACTCTGAGCAAAACTAAACCAGAGATGCCCGCTGTCAACTGTTAGATTAGAAGATCAGGAATATTCAACTTGTAATTTCCGCTTGCTTTAGTATCATTCCCTACAATTTCTCATAAGCATGATAATCCTGTATACACAACTTATAATACTTCCCCTTTCCAAGAACAAAACATCCGAAACCTTTACTGCTCATGTCCTGCTATTGCCTGACTTCTTTGCAGCAAAGAGCTGACGAAAAAAAGAAAGCTTGCCACCACCACGTGCGGAGGATGTAGCTGTAATGGCGCCCCCGTTGTTCACCACAGAAGGAGCAGCTTCAGGCTCTGGCAAGGATGGTGGAGGGAGTGTGAATAAGAAGGCATTTAGCATCCGTATGATCTGGCTGAAACTGGGACGTGTATTAGGGTCCTCAACCCAGCATGACTGCACAATGAACATTAGCTCAGGAGGGGCATCCTCTGGAAGGGGTGGCCGCATTTGCTACAGGAGAAACAATTAGTTCACGTCAGCAAATAGTAACGATAAAGATATAATCGCTTTGTGTACTATTAGAAAAGATGCGAAACTTTCCACAGCTAAGAGAATTCAAGCATCCGTTTTTGGATCAAGATACCACTGATCTAATATAGCTTTGTATATCACTTAATGTTGCGGACAATCTTTAGCTAATGATGCAACAACAGCAACAGATGGCAGACATCACACAGATTACAAATGCATATATAGTAATCAAAGGATATTAATTGACAGTCCgcaatctctctttttttcctcgATAACTATTTAAAGATGTTTCTCtggtataaaataaaaatagaaagaaaacaaTGTAGAAAAGGCATGCATGTACAGCTTGCAGTATTCCAGTGTCTGAATTT containing:
- the LOC103708888 gene encoding MACPF domain-containing protein CAD1-like encodes the protein MEENAALRTLQSSIEALGRGFDVNYDTRLLYCKGVAGSRLVEVDEEHTRDLVVSDSLVVPNVSRDVRCSWESGGRESGRRESGRRESAGSCGFYEMAEYFNRKAHLLGNFPIGSFNSAFSFTGSKKIDAAATKSLAMEGMFIPLCKVHLIKRPLSLEEEVRHAVPLSWEPLSLARFIESYGTHVITSITIGGKDVIYVKQHSLSPLSSIEIKNYIQDIGDHRFSETERFTSSGPLKLKDKAVDSFAFNSQGIYPQPSNAPYLTAKEDVTVIFRRRGGDDLVQSYTNWARTVYSAPDVIEITFFPIISLLESIPGKDHLTRAINLYLEYKPPLEELRYFLEFQVPRIWAPIRDELPGHQRKEPVCPYLQFSIMGPKLHVSQEQVSVGRKPVTGLRLCLEGAKQNRLHIQVQHLASLPKILQPYWGTHVAIGAAKWQGPEEQDSRWFEHVKWKNFSHVCTVPIEDDETFLGDISGAYIVTGAQLGVWDFGTKNVLYMKLLYCKVPGCTIRRSLWDHNPAGPNNKSRRLSVGDSTDSVDSSSGSRDLRKLMKLVETSEMCKGPEEIPGHWLVTGGKLGVEKGKIILRVKYSLLSY